The proteins below come from a single Thunnus thynnus chromosome 10, fThuThy2.1, whole genome shotgun sequence genomic window:
- the LOC137190814 gene encoding CD209 antigen-like protein E, protein MNRKTQKLIFTPKNPNVSFSREELEKEGDYVNAALCTENKMSATSDKKSPSFTQSFLPIAVIWVILLVIMALRIHFTSVLTAGHENLMKQTKQLETQRNNLTEQIQNMETKWSEKSFAQAQWSIDAYCPKENNNRQCKACERGWLDYQSSCYLINNPPPPEQRTWEEAQDNCRGRNSDLAVIVNEDEKRFINDYSFGNSGINGYWIGLRVEDGRWKWINGSDLTESSSTDTPTNGHCASFVHNEGWKSVNCGDKKQWICKKKALTV, encoded by the exons atgaacagaaaaacacagaagctTATCTTTACTCCTAAGAATCCaaatgtctctttttctagAG AGGAACTCGAGAAAGAAGGTGACTACGTTAATGCCGCATTATGCACCGAGAACAAGATGTCAGCCACCTCAG ATAAGAAGTCTCCCTCCTTCACTCAGTCTTTTCTACCAATAGCAGTGATTTGGGTGATTCTGTTAGTAATCATGGCACTTCGTATCCACT TTACCTCCGTCCTGACTGCTGGACACGAAAACCTGATGAAACAAACTAAGCAGCTGGAGACACAAAGGAACAACTTAacagaacaaatacaaaacatggAGACAAAGTGGAGTGAGAAAAGCTTTGCTCAAGCCCAGTGGAGCATTGATGCCTACTGCCCCAAAGAAAATAACA ACAGACAGTGTAAAGCTTGTGAGAGGGGCTGGCTGGATTACCAGTCCAGCTGCTATTTAATCAataaccctcctcctcctgagcAGAGAACCTGGGAGGAAGCTCAGGACAACTGCAGAGGAAGGAATTCAGATTTGGCTGTAATAGTTAATGAAGATGAAAAG AGATTCATCAATGATTACAGTTTTGGCAATTCAGGAATCAATGGCTACTGGATTGGCCTGAGAGTTGAAGATGGGAGATGGAAGTGGATCAATGGAAGTGATCTGACTGAAAG TTCCTCAACAGATACTCCTACCAACGGTCACTGTGCAAGTTTTGTCCATAATGAAGGGTGGAAATCAGTGAACTGTGGTGACAAAAAGCAATGGATCTGCAAAAAGAAGGCTTTAACTGTTTAA
- the LOC137190813 gene encoding NKG2-A/NKG2-B type II integral membrane protein-like, translated as MNRKTQELAVTSKNPNVSFSGEKIEESDNVNIAAFTVHKMSATSDKKSPSFTQCFLPIAVCWVILLVIMALRIYLTSVISGNNAKLTAENQNLTAENQILNAENNKLNKRNQELETQKNNSTEQIRKWSENSVAGVQQIIDAYCPKENNNRQCKACERGWLHYQSSCYLINNPPPPEQRTWEEAQENCRGRNSDLAVIVNEDEKRFISVYSSGNSGVKGYWIGLRVEDGRWKWINGSDLTESSWIQPPTNGHCAISVQKEGWKSVSCGEKNGWICKNKALSV; from the exons atgaacagaaaaacacaggaaCTTGCTGTTACTTCTAAGAATCcaaatgtctctttttctgGAG AGAAAATTGAAGAAAGTGACAATGTTAATATAGCAGCATTTACTGTCCACAAAATGTCAGCCACCTCAG ATAAGAAGTCTCCTTCCTTCACTCAGTGTTTTCTACCAATAGCAGTGTGCTGGGTGATACTGTTGGTAATCATGGCCCTTCGTATCTACC TTACATCTGTCATCTCTGGAAATAATGCCAAGCTGACTgcagaaaaccaaaacctgaCTGCAGAAAACCAGATCCTGAATGcagaaaacaacaagctgaacaaaagaaaccaggaactggagacacagaaaaacaactcaACTGAACAAATACGAAAGTGGAGTGAGAACAGTGTTGCTGGAGTCCAGCAGATCATTGATGCCTACTGCCCCAAAGAAAATAACA ACAGACAGTGTAAAGCTTGTGAGAGGGGCTGGCTGCACTACCAGTCCAGCTGTTATTTAATCAataaccctcctcctcctgagcAGAGAACCTGGGAGGAAGCTCAGGAGAACTGCAGAGGAAGGAATTCAGATTTGGCTGTAATAGTTAATGAAGATGAAAAG AGATTCATCAGTGTTTACAGTTCTGGCAATTCAGGAGTCAAAGGCTACTGGATTGGCCTGAGAGTTGAAGATGGGAGATGGAAGTGGATCAATGGAAGTGATCTGACTGAAAG CTCCTGGATACAACCTCCTACCAATGGTCACTGTGCAATTTCTGTCCAAAAGGAAGGATGGAAATCAGTGAGCTGCGGTGAGAAAAACGGATGGATCTGCAAAAACAAGGCTTTATCTGTTTAA
- the LOC137190815 gene encoding CD209 antigen-like protein C, with the protein MNRKTQKLTVTSKNANVSFSGEKTEEESGYVNVAAFTVDKMSATSDKKSPSFTQSFLPIAVCWVILLVIMALRIYFTYVISENNAKLTAENWNLTAENNKLHTRSQELEAQKNNLEQISKWSEKNRQCKACEDGWLHYQSSCYLIYNAEPPSQRTWEEAQDNCRGRNSDLAVIVNEDEKKFINEKSWHSPGINGYWIGLRVEDGRWKWINGSDLTESSWTQPPTNRHCGISVQNKGWKSVSCGKKNAWICKKKDLSVYTLRSHT; encoded by the exons atgaacagaaaaacacaaaaacttaCTGTTACTTCTAAGAATGcaaatgtctctttttctgGAG agaaaactgaagaagaaaGTGGCTATGTTAATGTAGCAGCATTTACTGTGGACAAAATGTCAGCCACCTCAG ATAAGAAGTCTCCTTCCTTCACTCAGTCTTTTCTACCAATAGCAGTGTGCTGGGTGATACTGTTGGTAATCATGGCACTTCGTATCTACT TTACATATGTCATCTCTGAAAACAATGCTAAGCTGACTGCAGAAAACTGGAACCTGACTGCAGAAAACAACAAGCTGCACACACGAAGCCAGGAACTGGAGGCACAGAAGAACAACTTAGAGCAAATAAGTAAGTGGAGTGAGAAAA ATAGACAGTGTAAAGCTTGTGAGGATGGCTGGCTGCACTACCAGTCCAGCTGCTATTTAATCTATAACGCTGAACCTCCTAGTCAGAGAACCTGGGAGGAAGCTCAAGACAACTGCAGAGGAAGGAATTCAGATTTGGCTGTAATAGTTAATGAAGATGAAAAG AAATTCATCAATGAAAAGAGTTGGCACAGCCCAGGAATCAATGGCTACTGGATTGGGCTGAGAGTTGAAGATGGGAGATGGAAGTGGATCAATGGAAGTGATCTGACTGAAAG CTCCTGGACACAACCTCCTACCAACCGTCACTGTGGAATTTCTGTCCAAAATAAAGGGTGGAAATCAGTGAGCTGTGGTAAGAAAAACGCATGGATCTGCAAAAAGAAAGATTTATCTGTTTACACATTGAGAAGCCACACTTGA